CCAGGGCAGCACCGTTTCGCTGAACTGCACGTCGACTGCCGGCAGACGCGCGTGGAAGTCCTTGAACGCGGCCGGCAGCACCGTGAGCGCGAACGAGGTGCTGACGGCCAGCGAGACCTTGCCCGTGAGCCCGTCGCGGATCTGCGCGATCTCCTCGCGTGCGCGCTGCATGTCGGCCAGCAGCAGCCGCGCGCGCGGCGCAAAGGCCTTGCCGAACTCGGTGAGCCGCACGCCCTTGACGCTGCGCTCTACCAACGGCGCGCCGACTTCGCGTTCGAGCTCGCGCACGATCTTCGTCACGGCCGGCTGCGAAATGCCCAGCACGCGGGCCGCAGCGCGAATGCTCATCTGCTCGACCACCGCCACGAAGGCGTGCAACTGATTGGGTTTCATGACAACCAAAAGTTATCTTTGACGCCCAATTATTGTCTTTTCATGACAGCAGTGAGTCTCTAGCATCCGGCGCGGTCAGTGCGTAGATACCTTCGACCGACATCCTCGAAAAGCAAAGCCAACACTGGAGAGACATGAGCACCCCAAGCAAGCAGCCCTCGCCGTCCTCATCCCCCGCTCGCCCGGCGCGCAGGCGCCAGACCATCGTGGCCACCACCATCGGCAACGGGCTGGAGTTCTTCGACTTCACCGTCTACGGCTTTCTGGCATTGGTGATCGGCAAGCTGTTCTTCCCGACCTTCAATTCGTACGGACAGCTGCTGCTGACGGTGGCCAGCTTCGGCGTGGGCTTCATCATGCGGCCGCTGGGCGGCATCGTGATCGGCGCGTATGCCGACCGCGCGGGCCGCAAGAAGGCCATGACGCTCACGATCTTCCTGATGGCGCTGGGCTGCGCGTTGATCGCCTTCACGCCCACGTATGCGGCCATCGGCGTGGCGGCGCCCGTCGTCATCGTGCTGGCGCGGCTCATCCAGGGCTTCTCGGCCGGCGGCGAAGTGGGTGCATCGACCACGCTGCTGGTCGAGCACGCCACGCCGTCCAACCGCGGCTACATGGCGAGCTGGCAGTTCGCGAGCCAGGGCCTGGGCGTGATGCTCGGTGCTGTCGTGGTGGGCCTGCTGACCTTCACGCTGTCGACGGAATCGATGCAGAGCTGGGGCTGGCGCGTGCCCTTCATCATCGGCATGCTGATTGCGCCGGTGGGCATGTACATCCGCCGCCACCTGGAAGAGTCGCTGCACATCTCGCCGGAAGCCGCCGCTGCACCGCGCGAGAGCAGCCTGAAGATCGTCTGCACGCAGCACGGCAAGACGGTGCTGGCCGCGATTCTTTCGCTGGTGGGCGGCACCACGGCCGCATATGTCGTCACGTTCTACATGCCGACGTATGCCGTGCGCGAGCTTGGCTTCACGCCATCGGTAGCGCTGTTTGGCGCCGCGCTCACCGGGCTGATCTCGTTCGCCTTCGCGCCCTTTGTCGGCAAGCTGTCGGACGTGGTGGGCCGCAAGCCGCTCATCGTCTGGAGCCGCATCGCGCTGGCGATCCTGATCTACCCGGGCTTCCTGTGGCTCAACGCCTCGCCTACGCCGACGGTGCTGTTCGTCGTGCTCGGCGTGTTCAGCTTCGGCCTGGTGGTGCAGACGGTGCCCGGCATCACGATGCTGCCGGAGATGTTTCCGAAGGCGGTGCGCGCCAGCGGCATGTCGCTGGTGTACAGCGTGGGCGTGGCGCTGTTCGGCGGCTTCGCGCCCTTCATCAGCACCTGGCTGCTCAACGCCACGGGCAGCAAGCTCGCACCGGCCTGGTACCTTGTGGCGATGACGGTGGTCTCGCTGATCGGCCTGCTCTGGCTGCGCGACCATACGGGCCGCGACATCGATGCCGTGGGCGCCCACGCAACGGCCTGACGACTTTCCTCACCATTCCACGCACAGGAGCCCCCACCTCATGCCGACAACACAACGCTCCGCCGCCACGCGGTATTTCTCGGGCACGTATGCAGAAGCCCGCGCCAAGTTTCTCGAGGCAGCTGCGCAGCGCGGCGCGGCCGTCGAATCGTTCGTGCTCGAAGCGCACCGCGGCGCGCTCGGCGAAGAGCTCGCCACCGACGTTGCGCTGATCGGCGCCATCGACGCGAAGAAGCTGCTGCTCGTGACCTCGGGCACGCACGGCCCCGAAGGCTTCTGCGGCTCGGGCACGCAGATCGCCACGCTCAACGATGCCGATCTGCTCTCGCGGCTGGAGAAGGCGGGCGTCGCGCTGCTGCTGGTGCATGCCATCAACCCGCATGGCTTTTCGCACCTGCACCGCACGAACGAAGACAACATCGACCTGAACCGCAACCACATCGACTTCAACGCGGCGCTGCCGGTGAACGCCGAGTACGCGGATGTCGAACCACTCGTGCTGCCTGCAACCTGGCCGCCGACACCCGCCGACGAAGCGGCCGTGGCCGCCTACGTCCAGCAGCACGGCATGACCGCCTTCCGCGCGGCCGTGACCAAGGGCCAGTACACCTCGCCCGACGGCCTGTTCTACGGCGGCACCGCACCCTCGTGGAGCAACGGAACCATCCGCAAGATCCTGCGCAAGTACGCTGCATCGGCCACCCACATCGGCTGGATCGACGTGCACACCGGCCTCGGCCCCTACGGCCATGGCGAGAAGATCTACCCGGGTCGCAACACGCCCGAAGACCTCGCGCTGGCTCATGCGTGGTGGGGCGCCGACGTGTTCGCGCCGTTTGCGGGCGACTCGGCCTCGGCCGACGTTTCGGGCCCTGTGATCTCGACCGCGTACGACGAATGCCCGAACGCCAAGATCGCGCCGATGGGCCTGGAGTTCGGCACGCTGCCCGACCTCGAAGTGCTGACCCGCCTGCGCGCCGACACCTGGCTGCGCCGCCACCCGGAGGCACCGGAAGCGCAGAAGCGCGAGATCCGCGCACAGCTGCGCGACGCGTTCTACTGCGACAACGAGGAGTGGAAGGGAATGATCCTCGGGCAGACCCGCGTCGTGCTGCTGCAGACGCTCCAAGGCCTTCGCAAGGCCTGATCGCTCAGTCGAACTTGGGCGCGCGCCGTTCGCGCAGCGAGGCAATGCCCTCGCGCACGTCGGCGCCCGCAAAGCCCATGAATTCGAGCGCCAGCGAGGCGTCGAAAGTCGGGCCGGCCTGGCGCAGCCAGTTGTTCAGCGCGTACTTGGTGAGGCGAATGGCGCTCTGGCTGCCGGCCGCCAGCCGGTCGGCCACATCGTAGGCACGCGGCAGCAGGTCGGCCTCTTCCACCGCAAGCGACACGAGGCCGATGCGCTCGGCCTCCTCGCCGCTCACCGGCTCGCACAGCAGCAGGTGGTACTTGGCCTTGGCCATGCCGCACAGCAACGGCCAGACGATGGCCGCGTGGTCGCCTGCCGCCACGCCCAGTCGCGTATGGCCGTCGACGATTTTCGCGTTCTTCGTGGCGATGGAGATGTCGGCCAGCAGCCCCGCCACCAGCCCCGCGCCCACGGCCGGGCCGTGCATGGCGCTCACGATGGGCTTGTCGCAATTGATGATGTTGTAGACGAGGTCGCGCGCCTCGCGCCACACGCGCTGGCGCACCGCGTCGTCGGTGGTCATGTCCTGCACCATCGCGAGGTCGCCGCCACCCGAGAAGCCCTGGCCCTCGCCCCGTAGCACGGCGCAGCGCACCGTGTCGTCGGCAGACACGTCGCGCCAGATCTCGGCGAGTTCGCGGTGGCCGTCATGGCCCGCCGTGGGCAGTTTGCCGTTGGAGGCCCGCATCTGGATGTCGAGCACCGCGCCATTTGCACCGCGGCGCGCTATGGCGAGGGTCTGGTAGCGGGCGTAGTCCATGGCGGGTGTCTCTTTCTATTTTTTCGCGGCCACTTCGCGGCAGCGCTGCACGTTGGTATCGAAGCGCGAGGCCAGTCCGGGCTCGCATTCGTCGGATGGCGTGAGCTTGCACATGCCGACGACCACGTAGTCCATGACCGCCGACGTGCACATCGGGTAGGCCGCGAGATCGGGGTTGGCCTTGACCTTGAAGCCCCAGCGTTCGGAGAACTGCACCGTGCGGATCATCGCGCCGTGGAAAAAGCTGCGATCCTTGGCGGCAATGGCTGCCTCCATGCGGGGCAATTCCTCGTTCAGGTAGCCGACCGAATCCAGCGGGAAGCCGGACGGGTCCTGCTGCGCGGTGGCCATCGATGCGGCAACAACCAATGGCAAGGCAGCCAGGATGCGCAGGACGGGAGAAAGCGAGGGGCGGAGGGGCGTGCGTGGAAGGTGCATGGCTTCGAATTTTGCAACGTTTTGAAGCACTTTTGAAATCGCCGCGGTGCGCCCGCGCCACACCTACTTGCCCTTCTTCTGCTTGTCGAACTTGCGCCAGTACTGGAATTCGTCCTCGTGCACCTCCAGGTCGATCTCCGAAATGCGCGACTGCAGGCGCTCCTGCACCTCGGCCACCGCCTTGTTGAAGACCAGTGGACCGATCTCTTCGAGGAAGAAGCCGAGCAGCGCCCCCGCCGCGATGTTGCCGATCGGCTCTTCCATGTTCTCGCGGAAATAGCGCTCGATGGACGTGATGGCCTGCTGGCGCGCTTCCTTCGGTATCTCGATGGTCATGGCGGGGTCTCAGGGGTTGGGTCGATCGATTGTGCCGGGCACGGGGCCTGGCGACGAAGCTGCCGCTACCATGCGCGCACACAACTACACCGGAGACACACACCATGCAGTTCCGCCCCGCCGCACTCGCGGCCCTGGCCCTGGCAGCCCTTGCCGCTCTCCCCGGCTGCACGAACCTGACCCCCACCGTGCCTCAGCGCCAGCTGATGCTGGTCGCCAACGACGAGAAGCAGTCGTGGAACGACGCCGGCGTCGTGATCCTTAGCCCCATGGGGCGCGACACCGTGCAGGTGCTCGACATCGGCACCGACCCGCTGGCCCCCAAGGTCGTCGGCACGCTGCAGTTGGACAACACCATCGCCGGCCCGCCGACCAACCTCGCGATCACGCCCGGCGAAACGCTGGCGCTGGTCGCCAACTCGCTCAACGTGGTCGAGGAGAACGGCGCACGCAAGCAGGCGCCCGACAACCGCCTCTTCGTGATCGACCTGACCACCACGCCGCCCAAGCTGCTCGACACCCTGCAGGTCGGCAAACAGCCCTCGGGCCTGTCGATCAACCGCACGGGCGACCTCGCACTGGTGGCCAACCGCGCCGACAACTCGGTGAGCGTGCTGCGCATCTCGGGCAAGAAGGTGACACTGATCGACACCGTGGCCATGGGCGATTCGGTGGCGCACGTGCGCTTCACGCCCGACGGCAAGCGCGCATTGGCGGCCAAGTTTCCGAGCCACAAGATCGCGTTGCTCGACGTGAACGGCGAGAAGGTCAGCTACAACAAGGTCGACCTCGCAGCGGGCCTGTGGCCCTACAACGTCGACGTGACGCCCGACGGCAAGCTCGCGCTCACGGCCGACAACGGCAACTCGGGCGCATCCGACGGCCAGGTCGACACCGTGAGCGTGATCGACCTCGAAGCCGCGCCGCCGCGCGTGGTCGACAAGGTGGTGGTCGGCGACGGCCCCGAAGGCCTGGCGGTTAGCCCGACCGGCAGGCACGCGGTGGCGGTGATCCTGCGCGGCAGCAATTCTTCGAAGAGCGCCTACTTTTACAACCGCAACGGTTCGGTGGTGCTGCTGAAGATCGACGGCAAGAAAGTCACGCGCGCCAACGAGGTGGTGGTGCGCGGCCTGCCCGAAGGCGCGGTGTGGAGCGCAGATGGCAAGTACCTGTACGTAGGCAACTTCATCGACCAGGACATCACGATCCTGCGGCTCGATGGCGACACGCTGGTGCCCACGGGCAAGTCGTTCCCTCTGCAGGGTCATCCAGCCGCGATGCGCGGGACAATGACGCACTGATCGATCCACTCTCCCCCGAACCCGAACGAAGAAGCCATGGCGCAGCAACCCAAACGACAACTCCGCACGCTCGAACGCGGCATCCTCTGCCTCGTGATCGGCGCCGCTGTTCTGCTGGGGCCGCGCTTTCTCCAGGGCACGCGCTGGTTCGAGATGGTCGCTGGTGCCTACCTGGTCGGCTGGTTCGCGCTGGTGCTGGGCGTGGCGCTGATCGTGGTCGAGCTGGTGAAGCGCGGCAAGACGCGCCAATAAAAAAACCCGTCTCGCGGCGGGTTTCAGCAGCAGGCTCAGGCCTTCTTGCCGCGCAACTTTCCGACCAGTTCCACCACGACCAGCACGATGGCGCCGGCCACGATGCCCACGCCGGCATTCACGCCCATCGAGCCCAGCGTGCCGAACACGCCGCCCGTGGCCGCGGCCCAGCCCTCGACCGCATGGCCCAGCGCCGGCACGCCGTGCACCAGGATGCCGCCGCCCACAAGGAACATCGCGGCCGTGCCGGCCACCGACAGCGCCTTCATGAGCCACGGCGCCGTGGCCAGGATGCCGCGGCCCAAGGCCCGCGCGCCTGCGCTGGCGCGCTGGCTCAGATAGAGGCCCGCGTCGTCGAGCTTCACGATGCCGGCCACCAGGCCGTACACGCCGATGGTCATGATCAGCGCAATGCCGACCAGCACGCTCAGCTGTGTCGTGAAAGGCTGGCCCTGCACTGTGCCCAGCGTGATGGCGATGATTTCGGCCGAGAGGATGAAGTCGGTGCGCACGGCGCCCTTGATCTTGTCCTTCTCCATGGCCACCACGTCGACCGATTCGTCGGCCACGGCCTTTTCGTGGCGCTCGGTGTCGGCGTCGTGCTCCTTCTTGTGCAGGAACTTGTGCGCGAGTTTCTCGGCGCCTTCGAAGCAGAGAAAAGCGCCGCCGACCATCAGCAGCGGCGTTACCAGCCAGGGCAACCAGGTGCCGATGGCCAGCGCCGCGGGCACGAGGATGGCCTTGTTGACGAACGAGCCCTTGCACACGGCCCACACCACCGGAATCTCGCGATCGGCCTTGACGCCGGACACCTGCTGCGCATTGAGCGCAAGGTCGTCGCCCAGCACGCCGGCCGTCTTCTTGGCAGCCACTTTGGTGAGGATCGACACGTCGTCGA
This is a stretch of genomic DNA from Variovorax paradoxus. It encodes these proteins:
- a CDS encoding DUF808 domain-containing protein, which produces MATSLLLLLDDIATVLDDVSILTKVAAKKTAGVLGDDLALNAQQVSGVKADREIPVVWAVCKGSFVNKAILVPAALAIGTWLPWLVTPLLMVGGAFLCFEGAEKLAHKFLHKKEHDADTERHEKAVADESVDVVAMEKDKIKGAVRTDFILSAEIIAITLGTVQGQPFTTQLSVLVGIALIMTIGVYGLVAGIVKLDDAGLYLSQRASAGARALGRGILATAPWLMKALSVAGTAAMFLVGGGILVHGVPALGHAVEGWAAATGGVFGTLGSMGVNAGVGIVAGAIVLVVVELVGKLRGKKA
- a CDS encoding MFS transporter, whose product is MSTPSKQPSPSSSPARPARRRQTIVATTIGNGLEFFDFTVYGFLALVIGKLFFPTFNSYGQLLLTVASFGVGFIMRPLGGIVIGAYADRAGRKKAMTLTIFLMALGCALIAFTPTYAAIGVAAPVVIVLARLIQGFSAGGEVGASTTLLVEHATPSNRGYMASWQFASQGLGVMLGAVVVGLLTFTLSTESMQSWGWRVPFIIGMLIAPVGMYIRRHLEESLHISPEAAAAPRESSLKIVCTQHGKTVLAAILSLVGGTTAAYVVTFYMPTYAVRELGFTPSVALFGAALTGLISFAFAPFVGKLSDVVGRKPLIVWSRIALAILIYPGFLWLNASPTPTVLFVVLGVFSFGLVVQTVPGITMLPEMFPKAVRASGMSLVYSVGVALFGGFAPFISTWLLNATGSKLAPAWYLVAMTVVSLIGLLWLRDHTGRDIDAVGAHATA
- a CDS encoding DUF2164 domain-containing protein, with the protein product MTIEIPKEARQQAITSIERYFRENMEEPIGNIAAGALLGFFLEEIGPLVFNKAVAEVQERLQSRISEIDLEVHEDEFQYWRKFDKQKKGK
- a CDS encoding lactonase family protein; this translates as MQFRPAALAALALAALAALPGCTNLTPTVPQRQLMLVANDEKQSWNDAGVVILSPMGRDTVQVLDIGTDPLAPKVVGTLQLDNTIAGPPTNLAITPGETLALVANSLNVVEENGARKQAPDNRLFVIDLTTTPPKLLDTLQVGKQPSGLSINRTGDLALVANRADNSVSVLRISGKKVTLIDTVAMGDSVAHVRFTPDGKRALAAKFPSHKIALLDVNGEKVSYNKVDLAAGLWPYNVDVTPDGKLALTADNGNSGASDGQVDTVSVIDLEAAPPRVVDKVVVGDGPEGLAVSPTGRHAVAVILRGSNSSKSAYFYNRNGSVVLLKIDGKKVTRANEVVVRGLPEGAVWSADGKYLYVGNFIDQDITILRLDGDTLVPTGKSFPLQGHPAAMRGTMTH
- a CDS encoding M14 family metallopeptidase gives rise to the protein MPTTQRSAATRYFSGTYAEARAKFLEAAAQRGAAVESFVLEAHRGALGEELATDVALIGAIDAKKLLLVTSGTHGPEGFCGSGTQIATLNDADLLSRLEKAGVALLLVHAINPHGFSHLHRTNEDNIDLNRNHIDFNAALPVNAEYADVEPLVLPATWPPTPADEAAVAAYVQQHGMTAFRAAVTKGQYTSPDGLFYGGTAPSWSNGTIRKILRKYAASATHIGWIDVHTGLGPYGHGEKIYPGRNTPEDLALAHAWWGADVFAPFAGDSASADVSGPVISTAYDECPNAKIAPMGLEFGTLPDLEVLTRLRADTWLRRHPEAPEAQKREIRAQLRDAFYCDNEEWKGMILGQTRVVLLQTLQGLRKA
- a CDS encoding enoyl-CoA hydratase/isomerase family protein, with product MDYARYQTLAIARRGANGAVLDIQMRASNGKLPTAGHDGHRELAEIWRDVSADDTVRCAVLRGEGQGFSGGGDLAMVQDMTTDDAVRQRVWREARDLVYNIINCDKPIVSAMHGPAVGAGLVAGLLADISIATKNAKIVDGHTRLGVAAGDHAAIVWPLLCGMAKAKYHLLLCEPVSGEEAERIGLVSLAVEEADLLPRAYDVADRLAAGSQSAIRLTKYALNNWLRQAGPTFDASLALEFMGFAGADVREGIASLRERRAPKFD